The proteins below come from a single Candidatus Omnitrophota bacterium genomic window:
- the panB gene encoding 3-methyl-2-oxobutanoate hydroxymethyltransferase, giving the protein MEEKKITIQEILSLKGKRKLTMLTAYDYPLASLVDRAGIDMILVGDSVANVVLGLDSTTKVGMAEMLHHAKAVTRAVKHALVIGDMPYESYQINPRESVKNARRFIDEAKCDAVKLEWFDQCLEVTEEIIKSGIAVMGHIGLTPQTADKLGGFKVQGKDAEHARRLIEQAKALEKLGCFSLVLECVPDKIAEMITQKIKIPTVGIGAGINCDGQVLVTHDMLGLFERFTPKFVKKYINLSPMILQAFIDYKEEVLAGEFPTKEHSFTIKEEELKKLS; this is encoded by the coding sequence AGATATTATCTTTAAAGGGGAAGCGTAAACTTACCATGCTTACTGCCTATGATTATCCCCTGGCATCTTTAGTGGATAGGGCGGGGATAGATATGATTCTGGTAGGCGATTCAGTAGCTAATGTGGTCTTAGGATTAGATTCTACCACTAAGGTGGGCATGGCAGAGATGTTGCATCATGCCAAGGCCGTAACCCGCGCAGTAAAACACGCCTTGGTCATCGGCGATATGCCTTATGAATCTTATCAGATAAATCCCCGGGAATCAGTTAAGAATGCCAGGCGTTTTATTGATGAGGCAAAATGCGATGCCGTAAAATTAGAATGGTTCGACCAGTGCCTGGAGGTAACAGAGGAAATCATCAAGTCAGGTATTGCGGTTATGGGGCATATCGGTTTGACCCCGCAGACTGCGGATAAATTGGGCGGGTTTAAGGTGCAGGGTAAAGACGCAGAACATGCCAGGCGCTTAATTGAGCAGGCTAAGGCGTTAGAGAAACTGGGTTGTTTTTCTCTGGTCCTTGAATGCGTGCCGGATAAAATCGCAGAGATGATTACCCAAAAAATAAAAATTCCCACCGTCGGTATCGGTGCGGGTATAAATTGCGACGGCCAGGTCCTGGTTACTCATGATATGCTTGGGCTATTTGAACGTTTTACGCCTAAATTCGTGAAAAAATATATCAATTTATCCCCGATGATCCTGCAGGCGTTTATAGATTATAAAGAAGAAGTTTTGGCCGGGGAATTTCCCACTAAAGAGCACAGCTTTACTATAAAAGAAGAAGAATTGAAAAAATTGAGTTAA